In a single window of the Amycolatopsis sp. cg5 genome:
- the glpK gene encoding glycerol kinase GlpK produces the protein MTSYVAAIDQGTTSTRAMIFDHSGRVVASDQREHEQIFPKAGWVEHNAEEIWENTRAVAAGALAKADLSASDIVAVGITNQRETTLVWDKTTGKPVYNAIVWQDTRTDKIVNELGALGGGQERYRQKVGLPLATYFSGPKIKWILDNVEGAREKAEAGDLLFGNMDTWVLWNMTGGADGGIHVTDPTNASRTMLMDLDTLAWDAEIAGEMTIPLSMLPEIRSSSEEYGKVREKGALAGVPIAGILGDQQAATFGQACLSPGEAKNTYGTGNFMLLNTGTDKVMSQNGLLTTVCYKIGNNDTIYALEGSVAVTGSLVQWLRDNLGLIGTAAEIEEHARSVEDNGGAYFVPAFSGLFAPYWRSDARGAIVGLTRFVNKGHLARAVLEATAFQSREVIDAMNADSGVPLKSLKVDGGMVVNELLMQFQADILGVPVIRPVVNETTALGAAYAAGLAVGFWASEDDIRTNWAQDKQWDPAMDETRRESEYQNWKKAVTKTFDWVD, from the coding sequence ATGACGTCGTATGTAGCCGCGATCGACCAGGGCACCACGTCGACGAGGGCCATGATCTTCGACCACTCCGGCCGGGTCGTCGCCTCAGACCAGCGTGAGCACGAGCAGATCTTCCCCAAAGCGGGCTGGGTCGAGCACAACGCGGAGGAGATCTGGGAGAACACGCGCGCCGTCGCCGCCGGCGCGCTCGCGAAGGCCGACCTGAGCGCCAGCGACATCGTCGCGGTCGGCATCACCAACCAGCGTGAGACCACGCTGGTGTGGGACAAGACCACGGGCAAGCCGGTCTACAACGCGATCGTGTGGCAGGACACGCGCACCGACAAGATCGTCAACGAGCTGGGCGCGCTCGGCGGCGGGCAGGAGCGCTACCGCCAGAAGGTCGGCCTGCCGCTGGCGACCTACTTCTCGGGCCCGAAGATCAAGTGGATCCTGGACAACGTCGAAGGCGCGCGCGAGAAGGCGGAAGCGGGCGACCTGCTGTTCGGCAACATGGACACCTGGGTCCTGTGGAACATGACCGGCGGGGCCGACGGCGGCATCCACGTCACCGACCCGACGAACGCGTCGCGCACCATGCTGATGGATCTCGACACCCTGGCCTGGGACGCCGAGATCGCCGGCGAGATGACCATCCCGCTGTCGATGCTGCCGGAGATCCGGTCGTCGTCGGAGGAGTACGGCAAGGTCCGCGAAAAGGGCGCGCTGGCCGGCGTGCCGATCGCGGGCATCCTCGGCGACCAGCAGGCCGCGACGTTCGGGCAGGCGTGCCTTTCGCCGGGTGAAGCCAAGAACACCTACGGCACCGGCAACTTCATGCTGCTGAACACCGGCACCGACAAGGTCATGTCGCAGAACGGCCTGCTCACCACCGTCTGCTACAAGATCGGGAACAACGACACGATCTACGCGCTCGAAGGCTCGGTCGCCGTCACCGGCTCGCTGGTGCAGTGGCTGCGCGACAACCTCGGCCTCATCGGCACCGCCGCCGAGATCGAGGAGCACGCCCGCAGTGTCGAGGACAACGGCGGCGCGTACTTCGTGCCCGCGTTCTCCGGCCTGTTCGCGCCGTACTGGCGCTCGGACGCGCGCGGCGCGATCGTCGGGCTCACCCGGTTCGTCAACAAGGGCCACCTGGCCCGCGCGGTGCTGGAGGCCACGGCCTTCCAGTCGCGTGAGGTGATCGACGCGATGAACGCCGACTCCGGTGTCCCGCTGAAATCGCTCAAGGTGGACGGCGGCATGGTCGTCAACGAGCTGCTCATGCAGTTCCAGGCGGACATCCTCGGCGTGCCGGTGATCCGGCCGGTGGTCAACGAGACCACCGCGCTCGGCGCCGCCTACGCCGCGGGCCTGGCCGTCGGTTTCTGGGCCAGCGAGGACGACATCCGCACCAACTGGGCGCAGGACAAGCAGTGGGACCCGGCGATGGACGAGACCCGCCGCGAGTCCGAGTACCAGAACTGGAAGAAGGCCGTCACCAAGACCTTCGACTGGGTCGACTAG
- a CDS encoding NAD(P)H-quinone dehydrogenase, producing MTRIVIMGGGPAGYEAALVAAQHGADVTIVERDGLGGACVLYDCVPSKTFIASSGARANMHGLAELGIHTDLADTSVDLPTVHGRVKGLALAQSADIRARVQREGVRVLIGQARFCDEEPGLATHKVAVESESGETEVLDADVVLISTGATPRVLPGAVPDGERILDWRQLYDLTELPEHLAVIGSGVTGAEFASAYTEMGVKVTVVSSRDRVLPHEDADAAAVLEEVFSQRGTTVAKHARAEKVERTDAGVKVHLADGRVIEASHALMTVGSIPNTADIGLDKVGIEPGPGGFITVDRVSRTSVSGIYAAGDCTGVLMLASVASMQGRIAMWHALGEGVAPIKLKTVAANVFTHPEIATVGISQQAIDSGEVPARTIMLPLATNARAKMEGLRHGFVKLFCRPATGVVVGGVVVAPTASELILPIALAVQNQLTVEHLALTFSVYPSLSGSITEAGRQLMRHDDLD from the coding sequence GTGACCAGGATCGTGATCATGGGCGGAGGCCCGGCGGGTTACGAAGCGGCTCTGGTCGCCGCGCAGCATGGCGCGGACGTGACCATCGTCGAGCGGGACGGGCTCGGGGGCGCCTGCGTGCTGTACGACTGCGTGCCGTCCAAGACCTTCATCGCCTCCTCCGGCGCCCGCGCGAACATGCACGGCCTCGCTGAGCTGGGGATCCACACCGACCTGGCCGACACGAGCGTCGACCTGCCGACCGTCCACGGGCGCGTCAAGGGCCTCGCGCTCGCGCAGTCGGCGGACATCCGCGCCAGGGTGCAGCGCGAGGGCGTGCGCGTCCTCATCGGCCAAGCGCGCTTCTGTGACGAGGAGCCCGGCCTCGCCACGCACAAGGTCGCCGTCGAGTCGGAGAGCGGCGAAACCGAGGTGCTCGACGCCGACGTCGTGCTGATCTCGACCGGCGCGACCCCGCGCGTGTTGCCCGGCGCGGTGCCGGACGGCGAGCGCATCCTCGACTGGCGCCAGCTCTACGACCTGACCGAGCTCCCGGAGCACCTCGCGGTCATCGGCTCCGGCGTCACCGGCGCCGAGTTCGCCTCGGCGTACACCGAGATGGGCGTCAAGGTCACCGTCGTCTCCAGCCGCGACCGCGTGCTCCCGCACGAGGACGCCGACGCCGCCGCAGTGCTCGAGGAGGTCTTCTCCCAGCGCGGCACCACCGTCGCCAAGCACGCGCGCGCCGAGAAGGTCGAGCGCACCGACGCCGGCGTCAAGGTGCACCTCGCCGACGGCCGCGTGATCGAGGCCAGCCACGCGCTGATGACCGTCGGCTCGATCCCGAACACCGCCGACATCGGCCTGGACAAGGTCGGCATCGAGCCAGGCCCCGGTGGCTTCATCACCGTGGACCGCGTCTCGCGGACCAGCGTCTCCGGCATCTACGCGGCTGGCGACTGCACCGGCGTGCTCATGCTCGCCTCCGTGGCCAGCATGCAGGGCCGCATCGCCATGTGGCACGCGCTCGGCGAGGGCGTCGCCCCGATCAAGCTGAAGACCGTCGCCGCGAACGTCTTCACCCACCCGGAGATCGCCACCGTCGGCATCAGCCAGCAGGCGATCGACTCCGGTGAGGTGCCGGCCAGGACGATCATGCTCCCGCTCGCGACCAACGCCCGCGCGAAGATGGAGGGTCTCCGGCACGGCTTCGTGAAGCTGTTCTGCCGCCCCGCCACCGGCGTGGTCGTCGGCGGTGTGGTCGTGGCGCCCACGGCCAGCGAACTCATCCTTCCCATCGCGCTCGCCGTGCAGAACCAGCTCACAGTGGAACATCTGGCACTGACATTTTCGGTGTACCCGTCGCTGTCGGGGTCGATCACCGAGGCCGGTCGCCAGCTCATGCGCCACGACGATCTCGACTGA
- a CDS encoding gamma-glutamylcyclotransferase, with amino-acid sequence MPLYAAYGSNMEPAQMLERAPHSPMAGTGWLEGWRLTFGGEDLGWEGALATIVEDPGSRVFVVLYDVISLDEDRLDRWEGGELGMHNKIRLRVQTMDGSVLAWLYVLDAYEGGLPSARYLGVLADAAEAAGAPVDYVDALRTRPCQGITG; translated from the coding sequence GTGCCGTTGTATGCCGCTTACGGATCCAACATGGAGCCCGCCCAGATGCTGGAGCGCGCCCCGCATTCCCCGATGGCCGGCACCGGCTGGCTCGAAGGCTGGAGACTGACCTTCGGAGGCGAAGACCTCGGCTGGGAAGGCGCGCTCGCCACCATCGTCGAAGACCCTGGTTCCCGCGTCTTCGTCGTCCTCTACGACGTCATCTCACTGGACGAGGACCGCCTCGACCGCTGGGAAGGCGGCGAGCTGGGCATGCACAACAAGATCCGCCTCCGCGTCCAGACCATGGACGGCTCGGTCCTGGCCTGGCTCTACGTCCTCGACGCCTACGAAGGCGGCCTACCCTCCGCCCGCTACCTAGGCGTCCTCGCCGACGCCGCCGAAGCAGCCGGAGCCCCCGTCGACTACGTAGACGCCCTCCGCACCCGCCCCTGCCAAGGCATCACCGGCTAG
- a CDS encoding M20 family metallopeptidase codes for MTVLDSRPDIPGDPTGHVAPGALITEAGVTMAPVQDLGAGRGPYWLDDWLRANAGDVIAWRRHIHAHPELSRCEYGTTELVMKVLREVGLKPWVLPGGTGVVCDIGKGDRCVALRADMDALPLTEATGLSYASVNDGVAHACGHDAHTAILMGAARALADAPELPGRIRFIFQPAEEVMPGGALDMIAAGALEGVERIFGLHCDPRVPVGLVGTRVGALTSAADLIELRLTSPGGHTSRPHLTADLVHALGTVITSLPSVLSRRVDPRSGTVLVWGAVHAGQAANAVPQDGLLRGTLRTADHEVWTALEPLVASSVESLLAPTGVGFSLDYRRGVPPVVSDPESTSLLRAGVEAALGEHALTSTEQSSGGEDFGWYLEHTQGAFARLGVWSGEGPQYDIHQPTFVLDERALLAGTRVLVHAALTSLA; via the coding sequence GTGACCGTTCTCGATTCCAGGCCGGACATTCCAGGCGACCCCACGGGTCACGTGGCACCCGGTGCGTTGATCACCGAAGCCGGAGTCACCATGGCACCTGTGCAGGACCTGGGTGCCGGGCGTGGGCCGTACTGGCTCGACGACTGGCTGCGCGCGAACGCGGGCGACGTGATCGCGTGGCGCCGTCACATCCACGCCCACCCCGAGCTCTCGCGCTGCGAGTACGGCACCACCGAGCTCGTGATGAAGGTGCTGCGCGAAGTCGGCCTCAAGCCGTGGGTGCTTCCCGGCGGCACCGGCGTCGTCTGCGACATCGGCAAGGGCGACCGCTGCGTCGCGCTCCGCGCCGACATGGACGCGCTGCCGCTGACCGAGGCCACCGGCCTGTCGTACGCATCGGTGAACGACGGCGTCGCGCACGCCTGCGGCCACGACGCCCACACGGCGATCCTCATGGGCGCTGCCCGCGCGCTGGCCGACGCCCCCGAGCTGCCCGGCCGCATCCGCTTCATCTTCCAGCCTGCCGAAGAGGTCATGCCCGGCGGAGCGCTGGACATGATCGCCGCCGGCGCCCTCGAAGGCGTCGAGCGCATCTTCGGCCTGCACTGCGACCCCCGCGTCCCGGTCGGCCTGGTCGGCACCCGCGTCGGCGCGCTGACCTCCGCCGCCGACCTGATCGAGCTGCGTCTCACGTCGCCCGGCGGCCACACCTCCCGCCCCCATCTCACGGCCGACCTGGTCCACGCGCTCGGCACGGTCATCACGTCGCTGCCCTCGGTCCTCTCCCGCCGCGTCGACCCCCGCTCCGGCACCGTCCTGGTCTGGGGCGCCGTCCACGCGGGCCAGGCGGCCAACGCGGTCCCGCAGGACGGCCTCCTGCGCGGCACCCTCCGCACCGCCGACCACGAAGTCTGGACCGCCCTCGAGCCGCTGGTCGCCTCCTCGGTCGAGTCCCTGCTCGCCCCCACCGGCGTCGGCTTCTCGCTCGACTACCGCCGCGGCGTCCCCCCGGTCGTCTCCGACCCCGAAAGCACCTCCTTGCTGCGCGCCGGCGTCGAAGCCGCCCTGGGCGAACACGCCCTCACCTCGACCGAGCAGTCCTCAGGCGGCGAAGACTTCGGCTGGTACCTCGAGCACACCCAAGGCGCCTTCGCCCGCCTGGGCGTCTGGTCCGGCGAGGGCCCCCAATACGACATCCACCAACCCACCTTCGTCCTCGACGAACGCGCCCTCCTGGCCGGAACCCGAGTCCTGGTCCACGCAGCCCTAACCTCCCTCGCCTAG
- the scpA gene encoding methylmalonyl-CoA mutase gives MSIPDFSDVELGTPEPADAAAWNDALHASTGKGPDALSWETPEGIGIKPVYTADDLSDVDFLGTYPGIAPYLRGPYPTMYVNQPWTIRQYAGFSTAEESNAFYRRNLAAGQKGLSVAFDLATHRGYDSDHPRVAGDVGMAGVAIDSIYDMRQLFDGIPLDKMSVSMTMNGAVLPVLALYVVAAEEQGVKPEQLAGTIQNDILKEFMVRNTYIYPPQPSMRIISDIFGYTSQHMPKYNSISISGYHMQEAGATADLELAYTLADGVEYIRAGVDAGMDVDKFAPRLSFFWAIGMNFYMEVAKMRAARLLWAKLVKQFEPKSSKSLSLRTHSQTSGWSLTAQDVYNNVVRTCVEAMAATQGHTQSLHTNALDEALALPTDFSARIARNTQLLLQQESGTTRVIDPWGGSAFIEKLTYDLARKAWAHITEVESAGGMARAIDAGIPKLRIEEAAARTQARIDSGRQPVIGVNKYLVSDDEAIDVLKVDNAGVRTQQLEKLRRLRDERDEEATQDALRRLTAGAESDGNLLALAIDAARAKATVGEISDALEKPWGRHSGQIRTISGVYRDEVGKSQNVEQARSLVEEFAAEEGRRPRILVAKMGQDGHDRGQKVIATAFADIGFDVDVGPLFSTPGEVARQAVEADVHVVGVSSLAAGHLSLVPALRHELAELDRSDIMVVVGGVIPPQDYEELRAAGAAAIFGPGTVIADAAIDLLGQLKEH, from the coding sequence ATGAGCATTCCCGACTTTTCCGACGTCGAGCTGGGCACGCCGGAGCCTGCGGACGCCGCGGCCTGGAACGACGCGCTGCACGCGAGCACCGGCAAAGGCCCGGACGCGCTCTCGTGGGAGACGCCGGAGGGCATCGGCATCAAGCCGGTGTACACCGCCGACGATCTGTCCGATGTGGACTTCCTGGGCACCTACCCCGGTATCGCGCCGTACCTGCGCGGGCCGTACCCGACGATGTACGTCAACCAGCCGTGGACCATCCGGCAGTACGCGGGCTTCTCCACCGCCGAGGAGTCCAACGCCTTCTACCGCCGCAACCTCGCGGCAGGCCAAAAAGGACTGTCGGTCGCGTTCGACCTCGCCACCCACCGCGGCTACGACTCCGACCACCCGCGCGTCGCGGGCGACGTCGGCATGGCCGGAGTCGCGATCGACTCCATCTACGACATGCGCCAGCTCTTCGACGGCATCCCGCTGGACAAGATGTCCGTCTCGATGACGATGAACGGGGCGGTTCTCCCGGTACTCGCGTTGTACGTCGTCGCGGCGGAGGAACAAGGCGTCAAGCCGGAACAGCTGGCCGGGACCATCCAGAACGACATCCTCAAAGAGTTCATGGTCCGCAACACCTACATCTACCCGCCGCAGCCGTCCATGCGGATCATCTCCGACATCTTCGGCTACACCTCGCAGCACATGCCGAAGTACAACTCGATCTCCATTTCCGGCTACCACATGCAGGAAGCCGGGGCGACCGCCGACCTGGAGCTGGCGTACACCCTCGCCGACGGCGTCGAGTACATCCGCGCCGGTGTCGACGCCGGAATGGACGTCGACAAGTTCGCGCCGCGCCTGTCGTTCTTCTGGGCCATCGGGATGAACTTCTACATGGAGGTCGCGAAGATGCGCGCGGCCCGGCTGCTGTGGGCCAAGTTGGTCAAGCAGTTCGAGCCGAAGAGCTCGAAGTCGCTGTCGCTGCGCACGCATTCGCAGACCTCGGGCTGGTCGCTGACCGCGCAGGACGTCTACAACAACGTGGTGCGCACCTGCGTCGAGGCGATGGCCGCGACCCAGGGGCACACGCAGTCGCTGCACACCAACGCCTTGGACGAGGCGCTGGCGTTGCCGACCGACTTCTCCGCGCGGATCGCGCGCAACACGCAGCTGTTGCTGCAGCAGGAATCCGGCACCACGCGCGTCATCGACCCGTGGGGCGGCAGCGCGTTCATCGAGAAGCTGACCTACGACCTCGCGCGCAAGGCGTGGGCGCACATCACCGAGGTCGAGTCGGCAGGCGGCATGGCACGCGCGATCGACGCGGGCATCCCGAAGCTGCGGATCGAGGAGGCCGCCGCGCGCACCCAGGCGCGGATCGACTCCGGGCGTCAGCCGGTCATCGGGGTCAACAAGTACCTCGTAAGCGACGACGAGGCGATCGACGTTCTCAAGGTCGACAACGCGGGCGTGCGTACTCAGCAGCTTGAGAAGCTGCGAAGGCTGCGAGACGAGCGAGACGAAGAAGCGACCCAGGACGCCTTGCGAAGGCTTACCGCGGGCGCTGAGAGCGATGGCAACTTGCTAGCGCTTGCCATCGACGCGGCACGTGCGAAGGCGACAGTCGGCGAGATCTCCGACGCGCTTGAGAAGCCTTGGGGGCGCCACTCCGGCCAGATTCGTACGATCTCGGGTGTGTACCGCGACGAGGTCGGCAAGTCCCAGAACGTCGAGCAGGCGCGCTCGCTGGTCGAGGAGTTCGCCGCCGAGGAGGGCCGCCGCCCGCGCATCCTGGTCGCCAAGATGGGCCAGGACGGGCACGACCGCGGCCAGAAGGTGATCGCGACGGCGTTCGCCGACATCGGCTTCGACGTCGACGTCGGCCCGCTGTTCTCCACGCCGGGCGAGGTCGCGCGCCAAGCCGTCGAGGCGGACGTGCACGTGGTCGGCGTGTCCTCGCTCGCGGCAGGGCACCTCTCGCTGGTGCCCGCGCTGCGGCACGAGCTGGCCGAGCTGGACCGCTCCGACATCATGGTCGTGGTCGGCGGGGTCATCCCGCCGCAGGACTACGAGGAGCTGCGCGCGGCGGGCGCGGCGGCGATCTTCGGGCCGGGCACGGTCATCGCGGACGCGGCCATCGACCTGCTCGGCCAGCTCAAGGAGCACTGA
- a CDS encoding endonuclease domain-containing protein, translating to MAGGVLLQPYRGVVVDAAQALDLTTRAHAAQLAVGDPSALSGATSLALHGISVVEDASIHITIPPSRRVRAKPGLVVHQAEYRAMDVIELNELRVCSLDLALAEFLSNGDKKTAFAALDQAMFGLSEDHRRKLRDNVRDRLFERPDRRGIHRALMLLDLATGKAESPPESILRLLVVEAGFPVPEAQYEIHTIDGRRLYVLDLAWPSLRIALEYDGFAAHEERKDYDSERDARLAGRGWITIRAAAADLRDPSRVLRELRVAFERRAR from the coding sequence ATGGCAGGCGGCGTGCTACTGCAGCCGTATCGAGGCGTTGTCGTTGACGCGGCTCAGGCACTGGATTTGACGACGCGAGCGCACGCGGCTCAGCTGGCCGTAGGTGATCCGTCGGCGCTTTCAGGAGCGACTTCTCTTGCGCTGCATGGGATTTCCGTCGTCGAAGACGCGAGCATCCACATCACCATCCCGCCATCGCGAAGAGTTAGAGCCAAGCCCGGTTTGGTCGTGCACCAGGCCGAGTACCGGGCGATGGACGTGATCGAACTCAACGAGTTGAGGGTGTGCTCGCTCGACCTGGCGCTGGCCGAGTTTTTGTCGAATGGCGACAAGAAGACAGCGTTCGCCGCACTCGACCAGGCGATGTTCGGGCTCAGCGAGGACCACCGCCGGAAGCTCAGGGACAACGTTCGGGACCGACTTTTCGAGCGTCCGGACAGGCGAGGTATCCACAGGGCGTTGATGCTGCTCGACCTGGCGACCGGCAAGGCCGAGTCGCCGCCGGAGAGCATCCTCCGGTTACTCGTCGTCGAGGCCGGATTTCCCGTACCGGAGGCTCAGTACGAGATCCACACCATCGACGGCAGGCGGCTGTACGTGTTGGATCTCGCGTGGCCTTCGTTGCGAATCGCGCTTGAGTACGACGGCTTCGCCGCGCATGAAGAGCGCAAGGACTACGACAGCGAGCGTGATGCCCGGCTGGCAGGTCGTGGCTGGATCACCATTCGCGCCGCGGCGGCTGATCTCCGGGATCCGAGTCGGGTGCTGCGTGAACTTCGGGTGGCTTTTGAGCGTCGGGCGCGATGA
- a CDS encoding MIP/aquaporin family protein: MSAGAIFVWELLGTATLILLGNGVVANHVLRKNNGHNAGFLFINLGWAFAVFTGASIANPSGAHLNPAVTLGLAIADKTEWGDVPFYIAGQLVGAILGAILCWATYKLQFDDHPEPENTLGIFSTGPQIANTAWNLVTEIIGTFVLVAWILLSPSFKAGDAGVPTFGNSALGYAGVSFVVLVIGASLGGPTGYAINPARDLGPRIAYAFVLPIKNKANANWGYSWIPVVGPLVGGAIAALLYLAVHNLT; this comes from the coding sequence GTGAGTGCTGGGGCCATATTCGTCTGGGAGCTGTTAGGGACGGCGACCCTGATCCTGCTCGGCAACGGCGTGGTCGCGAACCATGTCCTGCGTAAGAACAACGGCCACAACGCCGGATTCCTGTTCATCAACCTCGGCTGGGCCTTCGCGGTCTTCACCGGCGCCAGCATCGCCAATCCGAGTGGCGCGCACCTCAACCCGGCCGTCACGCTCGGGCTCGCCATCGCCGACAAGACCGAATGGGGTGACGTCCCGTTCTACATCGCCGGTCAGCTGGTCGGCGCGATCCTCGGCGCCATCCTCTGCTGGGCGACCTACAAGCTCCAGTTCGACGACCACCCCGAACCCGAGAACACGCTGGGCATCTTCTCCACCGGCCCGCAGATCGCCAACACGGCGTGGAACCTGGTGACGGAGATCATCGGTACCTTCGTGCTCGTGGCCTGGATCCTGCTCAGCCCGAGCTTCAAGGCGGGCGACGCCGGAGTGCCGACCTTCGGCAACTCCGCGCTCGGCTACGCGGGCGTCTCGTTCGTGGTGCTGGTGATCGGCGCCTCGCTCGGTGGCCCGACCGGGTACGCCATCAACCCGGCCCGTGACCTCGGCCCGCGCATCGCGTACGCCTTCGTGCTGCCGATCAAGAACAAGGCGAACGCGAACTGGGGTTACTCGTGGATCCCGGTCGTCGGCCCGCTGGTCGGCGGCGCGATCGCCGCTCTCCTGTACCTCGCCGTCCACAACCTGACCTAG
- the meaB gene encoding methylmalonyl Co-A mutase-associated GTPase MeaB: MPRKVDVAAYAKGVLAGDRGTLSKAITLVESNRDDHRAQAQELLVELLPQAGGAWRIGITGVPGVGKSTFIDQLGTDLTAAGHRVAVLAVDPSSTRTGGSILGDKTRMARLAVDPSAFIRPSPTSGTLGGVARATRETMVLMEAAGYDIVLVETVGVGQSEVTVANMVDCFLFLTLARTGDQLQGIKKGVLELADVIAVNKADGDHERDAKRAGRELAGALRMIYGPDALWTPPVLTCSALTNVGLDTVWDQIGRHRKTLAEAGRLDELRRRQQVDWTWAMVREQLLGRLSAHPGVRAVVPEVEQAVRDGRLTATLAAQRILAAFSVEGGE; this comes from the coding sequence TTGCCACGCAAGGTCGACGTCGCCGCGTACGCCAAAGGGGTGCTCGCGGGTGACCGCGGGACGCTGTCCAAGGCGATCACGCTGGTCGAGTCCAACCGGGACGATCACCGCGCGCAGGCGCAGGAGCTGCTGGTCGAGCTGCTGCCGCAGGCCGGTGGCGCGTGGCGGATCGGCATCACCGGCGTGCCCGGTGTCGGCAAGTCGACATTCATCGACCAGCTCGGCACCGACCTGACGGCGGCCGGGCATCGCGTCGCGGTGCTCGCCGTCGACCCGTCGTCGACGCGCACCGGCGGCTCGATACTCGGCGACAAGACGCGGATGGCCAGGCTGGCGGTCGACCCGTCGGCGTTCATCCGGCCGTCGCCGACGTCGGGGACGCTGGGCGGTGTCGCGCGCGCGACACGCGAGACGATGGTCCTGATGGAAGCCGCCGGTTACGACATCGTTCTGGTCGAAACGGTCGGGGTTGGACAGTCCGAAGTGACCGTGGCGAACATGGTCGACTGCTTTCTCTTCCTGACGCTGGCGCGCACCGGTGATCAGCTGCAGGGCATCAAGAAGGGCGTGCTGGAGCTCGCGGACGTCATCGCGGTCAACAAGGCCGACGGCGATCACGAGCGCGACGCCAAGCGGGCGGGCCGTGAGCTGGCAGGCGCGCTGCGGATGATCTACGGCCCCGACGCGCTCTGGACGCCGCCGGTGCTGACCTGCAGCGCGCTGACGAACGTCGGACTTGACACTGTTTGGGACCAAATCGGCAGGCATCGCAAGACGCTCGCCGAAGCCGGCCGGCTGGACGAATTGCGCCGCCGCCAACAGGTCGACTGGACCTGGGCGATGGTGCGGGAGCAACTGCTCGGCCGCCTTTCGGCGCATCCCGGCGTGCGCGCCGTGGTGCCCGAGGTCGAGCAGGCCGTGCGCGACGGGCGGTTGACCGCTACTTTGGCGGCGCAGCGGATCTTGGCTGCGTTTTCGGTGGAAGGAGGGGAATGA
- a CDS encoding class F sortase produces the protein MKNFFRGRRGLLTLALVIFGALTFTLSGCAGDAQPPQPVAAQQDQQVAPEEGGGAAGLAKSEPVSVDVPKIGAKSTLVPLGLNPDNTVEVPPVTQPMQAGWYKNGPTPGEIGPAVILGHVDGNKQPGIFYKLKEMAPGDKISVARKDGSTVEFVVTKVDQIAKDTFPTDAVYGDTEDAQLRLITCGGAFDKAAHSYKDNIIVYAKLA, from the coding sequence ATGAAGAACTTCTTCCGAGGCAGGCGGGGACTCCTCACGCTGGCCCTCGTCATATTCGGCGCGCTCACGTTCACGCTGAGCGGGTGCGCCGGGGACGCGCAGCCGCCACAGCCGGTGGCGGCGCAGCAGGACCAGCAGGTCGCACCGGAAGAGGGAGGCGGTGCGGCCGGGCTGGCGAAGTCGGAGCCGGTTTCGGTGGACGTGCCCAAGATCGGCGCGAAGTCGACGCTCGTGCCGCTCGGGCTCAACCCGGACAACACCGTCGAGGTGCCGCCGGTCACGCAGCCGATGCAGGCCGGTTGGTACAAGAACGGGCCGACGCCCGGTGAGATCGGGCCCGCGGTGATCCTCGGGCACGTCGACGGCAACAAGCAGCCCGGCATCTTCTACAAGCTGAAGGAAATGGCACCCGGCGACAAGATTTCCGTTGCCAGGAAAGACGGTTCGACCGTGGAGTTCGTGGTGACGAAGGTCGACCAGATCGCGAAGGACACGTTCCCGACCGACGCCGTCTACGGCGACACCGAGGACGCGCAGCTGCGCCTGATCACCTGCGGCGGCGCCTTCGACAAGGCCGCGCACAGCTACAAGGACAACATCATCGTCTACGCGAAGCTGGCCTGA